CGTGGTATCCTACCGGCGTGCTAGCGCGAATGTCATCTGATTTCCGCCGCTACTATCATTCCTACACTGCTATGACTCACACGAGGGAAGAGAAAGGTCTACCGCTAGGTATATACGATAAGTCCACACCCTCCCCTACCTATATTGATTGGTGCTATACATATCGCGTCGGCTCCCTCCCGTGTTGCCGAAATAGTGATCGACGGAGTGACTACCCAACGGTATGGCCGTACCGGATTTGAATGAGAATATCAACCCAAACGTCCGTGCCATTACATCGAGCAAGGACCCTTCCCAGTGATGCGCCGATAGGTCACCTTTGCTTTATGCTGTATGATGAAGCATGTAGGATTGTAAGCTCATCCTGGCACACCCAGGGGCAAAAAACACTTTGATTCAATGAGATGTCAAGCAAAGAATGGCACTGATAATATTTTGATATCGAAACCGGGAATCTGCTTTTTGGTCTCAAATCAATCCACAAGAAAAATGATATTAGATGTACCCTAGGAACGACCCTCCGAACAACTTCGGCCATGTGAGGAATTTAGTGATACATACAGTAAGCTCCGCAGAAATCAGACGTGTTCATATGGAGCCTTCTACTCTTCCCCAAGTGTTTATGGTTGTTATTTCCAACGGCTGACTGATACACACTGCGTTCAAATCTAACTATCATCCTAGCGAGGAGGCAATTGATTACGGGCATGTGTGATTAACCTCATTGTTTCAATAAGTAACAAATACTGTAAGTCATTTTCTTGCAATGAGTGTAGTAAGGTGTCATGTCTGGTTTGGATCTATCAACATGTGTCTAAAAGCCTGCAATAGTATCCTACTTTGCCATCTTCAGAATAAAGACGAATGGAGGTGGCAAGGTTCTGGATCTTGGGGGAAGCCAGGACCGTAGACAACTCGTAACCGAGACGCCTTTGTCTTTCAGCTTTTTTCACACTCTGTATGTAGTCTTGCCGTTCCTCCCACCGATTTTGTATCACCGGATCGATAGGGTATCCATCGCTGTCATATTTCGATGGCAGGTCAATTGGCGGGGGCACGGTGTACAAAAAGGCCGGGAATTCCACTGCCTCCCATGGAACCGTCAAAGCACCTTCCCAGTCAATGATTGAGAGAATATTGTATGCATCGTCGATGATAACATTACTGTGATAAAAGTCGGGGTGATGAAGTGGGAAAGGCCCCTTGCTTAGTTGAAGTGTCCTGGCTGCATCTTTCAGTCGAGAAGGAAACTGTTGGATCGAGAGCATAATTTCATCCGCCATATGCGACGGCAACTGAGAACGTATTGTCGTCTCTCCCATAGGAAATTTGGCATTGTCTGCCCATGCCATGAAATAGTCTTGTGCGGTTTCGAACGGACCCCCTAAGCCGGGGATTGGGTCAATGTCGTAAGACCCGTTTGCGCGGCGTGTGATCATGCCAATCTTCGGGAACCGTATTGAGGTCATGGCCACCTGTAACTCAGTCAGATATGTCACTGTAAAGTCCCACGGTTGGATTGTACCTGAATAATGGCAATATCACTATGAAACTTGGCCTTATGGCGTAATGGTATTTCTCCTCCATGGATTTGCGGCCCGCCAAAAGCGTTCATTGCTGTGCTTCCTGGAATGAAATCCATGATCATAAAGGCACGTCCAATGCGTTCTTGACATTCGTCATACCCAATCACTCTTGGAACGGGGATATCCGTCTGTTCTTGGATGATACTGAGTGTATCCTTCTCAGAAAGCAAAAGGCTCTTTGAGTACCGCGTTTCCTGGTGCAGCTGTATACGTGCAACCCATTTGGTATCATCATCAAAAACAAGGAGACGAACTATGTGCACCCCACCCATGCTGTATATTGGAGGAATCTCGCATTTCGGGGGATGTGCTGTGTCTTGAGATTGTGCACATTTGATGCTGATAGCGTATTGTTTGAGCGCGTCCCAGTCAATTTGAGGAATGGAGGGCTCTTGGCCAATATTACTCTTCCAGTTTAAGCGGTCCATTGGTAGCAAAAGAGATTGTCGAATTGGTCCGTTCTTGAAGG
The nucleotide sequence above comes from Penicillium digitatum chromosome 1, complete sequence. Encoded proteins:
- a CDS encoding Protein kinase-like domain; protein product: MDRLNWKSNIGQEPSIPQIDWDALKQYAISIKCAQSQDTAHPPKCEIPPIYSMGGVHIVRLLVFDDDTKWVARIQLHQETRYSKSLLLSEKDTLSIIQEQTDIPVPRVIGYDECQERIGRAFMIMDFIPGSTAMNAFGGPQIHGGEIPLRHKAKFHSDIAIIQVAMTSIRFPKIGMITRRANGSYDIDPIPGLGGPFETAQDYFMAWADNAKFPMGETTIRSQLPSHMADEIMLSIQQFPSRLKDAARTLQLSKGPFPLHHPDFYHSNVIIDDAYNILSIIDWEGALTVPWEAVEFPAFLYTVPPPIDLPSKYDSDGYPIDPVIQNRWEERQDYIQSVKKAERQRRLGYELSTVLASPKIQNLATSIRLYSEDGKVGYYCRLLDTC